A portion of the Microbacterium hominis genome contains these proteins:
- a CDS encoding RNA degradosome polyphosphate kinase — protein sequence MIEHGVLDAGLGDADDDDFDLDESPDSQLPENRYLDRELSWLAFNQRVLELAEDPLMPALERANFLAIFASNLDEFFMVRVAGLKRRIVTGLAVPTNVGRAPQDVLADISKLAHELQLRHADVWASMVRPTLAEAGIEVLDYDQLDDGERSRLYDYFHEQVFPVLMPLAVDPAHPFPYISGLSLNLAIRIRNARTGRQEFARLKVPPMLPRFVEVGRDGDKVRYLPLEELISNHLEDLFPGMEILDHHTFRLTRNEDVVIEEDETENLIQALEAELLRRRFGPPIRLEVGDDMDELTLDLLIGELDITAQEVYRLPGPLDLRGLFDLARIDRPDLRDKPHLPTTALAFQPGDNNERSDIFTAIRKADVLVHHPYESFATSVQAFLEQAAKDPHVLAIKQTLYRTSGDSPIVQALIDAAEAGKQVLALVEVKARFDEAANIVWARKLEKAGVHVVYGLVGLKTHCKLALVIREEDGVLRHYSHVGTGNYNPKTSRIYEDFGLFTVDDQVGRDLTRLFNELSGYAIEKKFKRLLVAPLHLRKGLLRLIDHERRNALAGKPARVRIKVNSMVDEQIIDALYRASQAGVPVEVWVRGICSLKPGVEGMSENIVVRSILGRYLEHSRIFAFENAGAPQAYIGSADMMHRNLDRRVEALVRVVAPHQVKELNQLFDLAMSDGTSSWHLGPEGEWSRHHVDAEGKRLIDIQDRTMATVQRRRRARAVR from the coding sequence ATGATCGAACACGGTGTGCTCGACGCAGGGCTCGGCGACGCGGATGATGATGACTTCGACCTGGACGAGTCGCCCGACTCCCAGCTCCCCGAGAACAGGTACCTCGATCGCGAGCTGAGCTGGCTGGCGTTCAACCAGCGGGTGCTCGAACTCGCCGAGGACCCGCTGATGCCCGCCCTCGAGCGCGCGAACTTCCTCGCGATCTTCGCCAGCAACCTCGACGAGTTCTTCATGGTGCGGGTCGCGGGCCTCAAGCGCCGCATCGTGACCGGCCTGGCCGTGCCGACCAACGTCGGCCGCGCTCCCCAGGACGTGCTCGCCGACATCTCGAAGCTCGCCCACGAGCTGCAGCTGCGCCACGCCGACGTGTGGGCCTCGATGGTCCGGCCCACCCTCGCCGAAGCGGGGATCGAGGTGCTCGATTACGACCAGCTCGACGACGGCGAGCGCTCGCGCCTGTACGACTACTTCCACGAGCAGGTCTTCCCCGTGCTCATGCCGCTGGCGGTCGATCCGGCACACCCCTTCCCGTACATCTCGGGACTCTCGCTGAACCTCGCGATCCGCATCCGCAACGCCCGCACCGGCCGTCAGGAGTTCGCCCGTCTCAAGGTGCCGCCGATGCTCCCCCGGTTCGTCGAAGTGGGCCGCGACGGCGACAAGGTGCGCTACCTGCCGCTCGAGGAGCTCATCTCCAACCACCTGGAGGACCTGTTCCCCGGCATGGAGATCCTCGATCACCACACGTTCCGCCTCACGCGCAACGAAGACGTCGTGATCGAGGAGGACGAGACCGAGAACCTCATCCAGGCCCTCGAGGCGGAGCTGCTGCGCCGCCGCTTCGGCCCGCCCATCCGCCTCGAGGTCGGCGACGACATGGACGAGCTCACTCTCGATCTGCTGATCGGCGAGCTCGACATCACGGCGCAGGAGGTCTACCGCCTCCCCGGTCCGCTCGATCTGCGCGGCCTGTTCGACCTGGCGCGCATCGACCGCCCCGACCTGCGCGACAAGCCCCACCTGCCGACGACGGCGCTCGCGTTCCAGCCGGGCGACAACAACGAGCGCTCCGACATCTTCACCGCCATCCGCAAGGCCGACGTGCTCGTCCACCACCCCTACGAGTCGTTCGCCACGAGCGTGCAGGCCTTCCTCGAGCAGGCGGCCAAGGACCCGCACGTGCTGGCCATCAAGCAGACGCTGTACCGCACCTCGGGCGACAGTCCCATCGTGCAGGCGCTGATCGACGCCGCCGAGGCGGGCAAGCAGGTGCTCGCCCTGGTCGAGGTGAAGGCGCGGTTCGACGAGGCGGCGAACATCGTCTGGGCGCGCAAGCTCGAGAAGGCCGGCGTCCACGTCGTGTACGGCCTGGTCGGGCTGAAGACGCACTGCAAACTGGCCCTGGTCATCCGCGAGGAGGACGGGGTGCTGCGCCACTACAGCCACGTGGGAACGGGCAACTACAACCCCAAGACGAGTCGCATCTACGAGGACTTCGGCCTGTTCACGGTCGACGACCAGGTCGGCCGCGATCTCACGCGCCTGTTCAACGAGCTCAGCGGCTACGCCATCGAGAAGAAGTTCAAGCGGCTCCTCGTCGCGCCGCTCCATCTGCGCAAGGGGCTGCTCCGGCTCATCGACCACGAGCGGCGCAACGCGCTGGCCGGCAAGCCCGCCCGGGTGCGCATCAAGGTCAACTCCATGGTCGACGAGCAGATCATCGACGCCCTCTACCGCGCCAGCCAGGCCGGGGTGCCCGTCGAGGTGTGGGTGCGGGGCATCTGCTCGCTCAAGCCCGGAGTGGAGGGGATGAGCGAGAACATCGTCGTGCGCAGCATCCTGGGTCGCTATCTCGAGCACTCGCGCATCTTCGCGTTCGAGAATGCCGGCGCACCGCAGGCCTACATCGGCAGTGCAGACATGATGCACCGCAACCTCGACCGCCGGGTCGAGGCGCTCGTGCGGGTGGTCGCCCCCCACCAGGTGAAGGAGCTGAACCAGCTGTTCGACCTGGCGATGAGCGACGGCACCTCGTCGTGGCATCTGGGACCGGAGGGCGAGTGGAGCCGGCACCATGTGGATGCCGAGGGCAAGCGCCTCATCGACATCCAGGACCGCACCATGGCGACCGTGCAGCGCCGCCGCCGGGCCCGGGCGGTGCGATGA
- a CDS encoding FABP family protein gives MLDLPTDLPADLVPLSWLVGVWEGTGVIDYEAAGHHYAGEFTHRVSFSHDGGAYLNYSATAWLHAPDGETRTPLVAEMGYWRLARAARESDAGPGLLPASAASAARTVDDVETLRNAEGGFDIEVSLVHADGVSELYLGQIRGPRIDISTDAVVRTAGAKPYTAATRMYGLVDGHLLWAWDIAALGRELSSHASARLAKAE, from the coding sequence GTGCTGGATCTGCCGACCGATCTCCCGGCCGATCTCGTACCGCTCTCGTGGCTCGTCGGCGTCTGGGAGGGCACCGGCGTCATCGACTACGAGGCGGCCGGTCACCACTACGCCGGTGAGTTCACCCACCGCGTGAGCTTCAGCCACGACGGCGGGGCGTACCTGAACTACAGCGCCACCGCGTGGCTGCACGCACCCGACGGCGAGACCCGCACCCCGCTCGTGGCCGAGATGGGCTATTGGCGGCTCGCCCGCGCCGCGCGCGAATCCGACGCCGGCCCCGGACTGCTGCCGGCCTCTGCCGCATCCGCCGCGCGCACCGTCGACGACGTCGAGACGCTCCGCAACGCGGAGGGCGGATTCGACATCGAGGTGTCGCTGGTGCACGCCGACGGAGTGAGCGAGCTCTATCTCGGTCAGATCCGCGGACCGCGCATCGACATCTCCACCGATGCCGTCGTGCGCACGGCCGGCGCCAAGCCCTACACGGCGGCGACGCGGATGTACGGGCTGGTGGACGGTCACCTGCTGTGGGCGTGGGACATCGCCGCCCTCGGCCGGGAGCTGAGCTCCCACGCGTCGGCGCGTCTCGCGAAGGCGGAGTGA
- the ygfZ gene encoding CAF17-like 4Fe-4S cluster assembly/insertion protein YgfZ, with amino-acid sequence MSSPFEAVSGAVLEDGVLQHVGRPLAEQRALAEGEAVAPLGDRAVIAVPGEDRLSWLDSLTSQALADLAPGESTELLVLDPQGHVEHAAAVVDDGETAWLIADRDDAPALLAWLRRMRFRLRVDPRDASDEVAVVGGTRAAVEALDPFSPNGVALVWRDPWPAVSPGGHPYAAIDAHPGADRDWAEAIVTRERESALADAAAGGATALAGVVAADALRIAAWRPRWRGEVDGRTLPHEVDWLRTAVHLSKGCYRGQETVAKVHNLGHPPRRLVALQLDGSASILPPRGAAVHAGETEVGLVTSAALHYEEGPIALAILRRTVPVDAALTVITDDGPIAAAQEVVVPPDAGATANVPRITRLSRRARAD; translated from the coding sequence ATGAGCTCGCCGTTCGAAGCCGTCTCCGGTGCCGTCCTGGAAGACGGGGTGCTGCAGCACGTGGGCCGGCCCCTCGCGGAACAGCGGGCGCTCGCCGAAGGAGAGGCAGTCGCCCCGCTGGGCGACCGCGCGGTGATCGCGGTGCCCGGTGAGGACCGCCTGTCGTGGCTGGACTCGCTCACATCGCAGGCGCTGGCGGACCTCGCCCCGGGTGAGAGCACGGAGCTTCTCGTCCTCGATCCGCAGGGGCACGTCGAGCACGCCGCCGCGGTCGTCGACGACGGCGAGACCGCCTGGCTCATCGCCGACCGCGACGACGCGCCGGCACTGCTGGCCTGGCTGCGGCGCATGCGGTTCCGCCTCCGCGTCGACCCGCGCGACGCCTCGGACGAGGTCGCCGTCGTCGGCGGCACCCGCGCAGCCGTCGAGGCGCTCGATCCCTTCTCGCCGAACGGCGTCGCCCTCGTATGGCGCGACCCGTGGCCGGCTGTGAGTCCCGGCGGGCACCCCTACGCCGCGATCGACGCCCATCCCGGCGCCGACCGCGACTGGGCCGAGGCGATCGTCACCCGCGAGCGGGAGTCCGCGCTCGCGGATGCCGCTGCCGGTGGCGCGACCGCCCTCGCGGGCGTCGTCGCCGCAGACGCCCTCCGCATCGCGGCGTGGCGTCCGCGCTGGCGGGGCGAGGTCGACGGCCGCACCCTGCCGCACGAGGTGGACTGGCTGCGCACGGCGGTGCACCTGTCGAAGGGGTGCTATCGCGGCCAGGAGACCGTCGCCAAGGTGCACAATCTCGGCCACCCGCCACGGCGCCTCGTCGCGCTGCAGCTCGACGGCAGCGCCAGCATCCTTCCTCCGCGCGGGGCGGCGGTGCACGCGGGGGAGACCGAGGTGGGCCTCGTGACATCGGCGGCGCTGCACTACGAGGAAGGCCCCATCGCCCTCGCGATCCTGCGCCGCACCGTGCCGGTCGACGCCGCGCTCACCGTGATCACCGACGACGGCCCGATCGCGGCCGCGCAGGAGGTCGTGGTGCCGCCGGACGCCGGCGCCACCGCCAACGTGCCGCGCATCACACGCCTCTCGCGCCGCGCTCGCGCGGACTGA
- a CDS encoding winged helix-turn-helix domain-containing protein encodes MAQLLVLSSTSGGGPVLPSLELLSHRVRQIPAEPAQLVNAPSADVIFVDARVDLVGAKSLCKILNTTGLDAPLILVVTEGGLTAVSTDWGVDDVILVSAGPAEVDARVRLAIGRMSKEQVSSRIQTSGITIDESSYSAKVHGKPLDLTYKEFQLLHFFATHPSRVFTREQLLSEVWGYDYFGGTRTVDVHVRRLRAKLGDLEQLIGTVRNVGYRFNVYDDDQLPTPSERSQA; translated from the coding sequence TTGGCACAGCTTCTGGTTCTGAGCTCCACGAGCGGAGGGGGCCCCGTCCTGCCCTCGCTCGAGCTGCTCAGCCACCGCGTGCGGCAGATCCCCGCGGAGCCGGCGCAGCTGGTGAACGCCCCGAGCGCCGACGTCATCTTCGTCGATGCGCGGGTGGACCTGGTGGGCGCGAAGTCGCTCTGCAAGATCCTCAACACGACCGGCCTCGACGCGCCCCTGATCCTGGTGGTCACCGAGGGCGGTCTCACGGCGGTGTCCACCGACTGGGGCGTCGACGACGTGATCCTGGTGTCGGCCGGCCCTGCGGAGGTCGACGCGCGCGTGCGCCTGGCGATCGGACGCATGTCGAAAGAGCAGGTCTCGAGCCGCATCCAGACCTCGGGGATCACGATCGACGAGTCGTCGTACTCGGCGAAGGTGCACGGCAAGCCCCTCGATCTGACGTACAAGGAGTTCCAGCTCCTGCACTTCTTCGCGACGCACCCTTCACGCGTGTTCACGCGCGAGCAGCTGCTGAGCGAGGTGTGGGGCTACGACTACTTCGGCGGCACCCGCACCGTCGATGTGCATGTGCGGCGCCTGCGCGCGAAGCTCGGCGATCTCGAGCAGCTGATCGGTACGGTGCGCAACGTCGGCTACCGGTTCAACGTGTACGACGACGACCAGCTCCCGACACCGTCCGAGCGCTCCCAGGCCTGA
- a CDS encoding Pls/PosA family non-ribosomal peptide synthetase: protein MTSTPAAQAELDRTDRTPPERTLIDILRATTARHPESSAIDDGSGALSYREMMARVGRTAARLHEAGVRRGDRIGVRMPSGTKELYISILGVMAVGAAYVPVDADDPDERARLVFGEAHVAGIIGGDGTYLPTDDGSGAAEDLFHGDAPHPSTHAVEAVPPPAPDDDAWIIFTSGSTGVPKGVAVSHRSAAAFVDAEARLFLQEAPLGPGDRVLAGLSVAFDASCEEMWLAWRHGACLVPAPRSLVRSGEDLAPWLVRQTISAVSTVPTLAAMWPVESIENVRLLIFGGEACPPELAARLAGDGREVWNTYGPTEATVVACGAMLDGSVPVRIGLPLDGWALAVVGADDQPVAPGEVGELIIGGVGLARYLDPVKDLEKYGPMPTLGWDRAYRSGDLVRYDPAGLVFQGRADDQVKVGGRRIELGEVESALQDLPGVTAASAAVRTTEAGVPVLVGYLAVDGDLDRAAARAQLAERLPAAVVPLLAVMDELPVRTSGKVDRAALPWPLPGVELPDAGFSPAEAWLAEQWQAVLGMPVPGPKADFFDLGGGSLSAAQLVSRIRARVPEFSVADIYDVPRLGAMAKALGPFLGDEASNEFRQPVPTPRATQWLQSVLGVPLFILSGVRWLLYVLTASAILRTAPGFEVLPDTPWIVLVIGLIVFATPFGRMAIAAVAARLLLADLRPGDYPRGGSVHLRLWLAEQIADQVDAVGLAGAPWVKAYGRALGAKIGSDVDMHTLPPITGMLEVGDGAAIEPEVDLTGYWIDGDLLRVGEVRIGADATVGTRSTLAPGTRIGRRAEIAPGSAVFGRVRADQSWAGSPAVRVGGTAEGWPTEAPPRARRWLWAYAGSALVLALLPLASFAVGGLVLARGIRGAADLGAAFVGALVWLVPATLTVGVVFALSAVLLVRLLSIGLAEGIHPVRSRIGWQAWTVERLLDSARTILFPLYSSLFTPVWLRMLGAKVGRDVEASTVLLIPSMTQIDDGAFLADDTMVASYELRGGWLRLGAVRIGKRAFLGNSGMASPGHRVPRDGLVAVLSSAPVKAKAGSSWLGSPAVRLRRTTAAGDQSRTYAPPLRLRLARAAWELLRIVPVFVSCAIGVWVLFALAAVTEWLGAFAALLLSGPILLAAGALAAGVSAGMKWLFVGPIRAGEQPLWSSFVWRTEVSDTFTEMVAAPWFARSASGTPALAVWLRALGAKIGRGVWCESYWLPEPDLVTLGDGSTVNRGCVVQTHLFHDRIMSMDTVELEAGATLGPHSVILPAAAIGAHATVGPASLVMRGESVPVGSRWSGNPIGPWRAVKVRAYQSTS, encoded by the coding sequence GTGACCTCCACACCCGCTGCGCAGGCCGAGCTCGACCGCACCGACCGCACGCCGCCCGAGCGCACGCTCATCGACATCCTGCGCGCGACCACGGCGCGGCATCCCGAGTCGTCGGCGATCGACGACGGGTCGGGGGCGCTCAGCTATCGCGAGATGATGGCGCGCGTCGGCCGCACCGCCGCACGCCTGCACGAGGCGGGGGTGCGCCGCGGCGACCGCATCGGGGTGCGCATGCCGTCCGGCACGAAGGAGCTGTACATCTCGATCCTGGGCGTCATGGCGGTCGGCGCCGCCTACGTGCCGGTCGACGCCGACGACCCCGACGAGCGCGCACGCCTCGTGTTCGGCGAAGCGCACGTGGCCGGCATCATCGGCGGAGACGGCACCTACCTTCCCACCGACGACGGGTCGGGCGCCGCCGAGGACCTCTTCCACGGCGACGCACCCCATCCGAGCACGCATGCGGTGGAGGCCGTTCCGCCGCCCGCACCCGACGATGATGCGTGGATCATCTTCACCTCGGGATCGACGGGCGTTCCCAAGGGCGTCGCGGTCTCGCATCGCTCAGCCGCCGCCTTCGTGGATGCCGAAGCCCGCCTCTTCCTGCAGGAGGCGCCCCTCGGCCCCGGCGACCGCGTTCTGGCCGGGCTCTCGGTCGCCTTCGACGCCTCGTGCGAGGAGATGTGGCTCGCGTGGCGCCACGGCGCGTGCCTCGTGCCGGCTCCGCGGTCGCTCGTGCGCTCGGGGGAGGACCTCGCGCCGTGGCTGGTGCGCCAGACGATCTCGGCGGTCTCGACGGTGCCGACCCTCGCCGCGATGTGGCCGGTCGAATCGATCGAGAACGTGCGCCTGCTCATCTTCGGCGGCGAGGCGTGTCCGCCCGAGCTGGCGGCGCGCCTGGCCGGCGACGGACGCGAGGTGTGGAACACCTACGGCCCCACCGAGGCCACCGTGGTCGCCTGCGGCGCGATGCTCGACGGCTCGGTGCCGGTGCGGATCGGCCTGCCGCTGGACGGCTGGGCGCTGGCCGTCGTCGGCGCCGACGACCAGCCCGTCGCACCGGGCGAGGTCGGCGAGCTCATCATCGGCGGGGTGGGGCTCGCCCGTTATCTCGACCCGGTGAAGGATCTCGAGAAATACGGCCCCATGCCCACCCTCGGGTGGGACCGCGCCTACCGCTCTGGCGATCTGGTGCGCTACGACCCCGCGGGGCTCGTCTTCCAGGGCCGTGCCGACGACCAGGTCAAGGTGGGCGGCCGGCGCATCGAGCTGGGCGAGGTCGAGTCGGCTCTGCAGGATCTGCCGGGTGTCACGGCCGCCAGTGCCGCGGTGCGCACCACCGAAGCCGGGGTGCCGGTGCTGGTCGGATACCTGGCCGTCGACGGCGACCTCGATCGCGCCGCCGCCCGCGCCCAGCTCGCCGAGCGCCTTCCCGCGGCGGTAGTGCCGCTGCTGGCGGTCATGGACGAACTGCCCGTGCGCACGTCGGGCAAGGTCGACCGCGCAGCGCTCCCGTGGCCGCTCCCGGGCGTCGAGCTCCCCGACGCCGGCTTCAGCCCCGCCGAGGCGTGGCTGGCCGAGCAGTGGCAGGCGGTGCTCGGGATGCCGGTGCCCGGGCCCAAGGCGGACTTCTTCGACCTCGGCGGCGGATCGCTGTCGGCCGCGCAGCTGGTCTCGCGCATCCGCGCCCGCGTGCCGGAGTTCTCCGTCGCCGACATCTACGACGTGCCGAGGCTGGGGGCGATGGCCAAGGCGCTCGGACCCTTCCTCGGCGACGAGGCCTCGAACGAGTTCCGCCAGCCCGTGCCCACGCCGCGCGCCACGCAGTGGCTGCAGTCGGTGCTGGGCGTACCCCTGTTCATCCTCTCCGGCGTCCGCTGGCTCCTGTACGTGCTCACCGCCAGTGCGATCCTGCGCACCGCGCCGGGATTCGAGGTGCTTCCCGACACCCCGTGGATCGTCCTCGTGATCGGCCTCATCGTGTTCGCCACGCCCTTCGGCCGGATGGCGATCGCAGCGGTCGCCGCGCGCCTCCTGCTGGCAGACCTCCGCCCCGGCGACTACCCGCGCGGCGGTTCCGTGCACCTGCGGCTGTGGCTCGCCGAGCAGATCGCCGATCAGGTCGACGCCGTCGGACTGGCCGGAGCCCCCTGGGTGAAGGCGTACGGCCGGGCTCTCGGGGCCAAGATCGGCAGCGACGTCGACATGCACACGCTCCCGCCGATCACCGGCATGCTGGAGGTCGGCGACGGCGCGGCGATCGAGCCCGAGGTCGACCTCACCGGCTACTGGATCGACGGCGATCTCCTGCGCGTCGGCGAGGTGCGCATCGGCGCGGACGCCACCGTCGGCACGCGCAGCACGCTCGCTCCCGGCACGCGCATCGGCCGGCGCGCCGAGATCGCCCCGGGGTCGGCGGTGTTCGGACGCGTGCGGGCCGACCAGTCGTGGGCGGGCTCACCGGCGGTGCGGGTGGGCGGTACGGCCGAGGGCTGGCCGACCGAAGCCCCACCCCGCGCGCGTCGCTGGCTGTGGGCCTATGCCGGATCGGCGCTCGTGCTGGCGCTGCTCCCGCTCGCCTCTTTCGCCGTCGGCGGCCTGGTGCTGGCGCGCGGCATCCGCGGGGCGGCCGACCTCGGCGCCGCGTTCGTCGGCGCGCTGGTGTGGCTCGTGCCGGCCACGCTCACCGTCGGGGTGGTGTTCGCGCTGTCGGCCGTGCTGCTGGTGCGCCTGCTGTCGATCGGCCTCGCCGAGGGCATCCATCCCGTGCGCTCGCGCATCGGGTGGCAGGCCTGGACCGTCGAGCGGCTCCTCGACTCGGCGCGCACGATCCTCTTCCCGCTGTACTCGAGCCTGTTCACTCCCGTCTGGCTGCGGATGCTGGGAGCGAAGGTGGGACGCGACGTCGAGGCATCCACCGTCCTGCTCATCCCGTCGATGACCCAGATCGACGACGGCGCCTTCCTCGCCGACGACACGATGGTGGCCTCCTACGAGCTGCGCGGCGGCTGGCTGCGCCTGGGCGCGGTGCGCATCGGCAAGCGGGCGTTCCTCGGCAACTCCGGCATGGCCTCGCCCGGTCACCGCGTGCCCCGCGATGGACTGGTCGCCGTGCTCTCGTCCGCGCCGGTGAAGGCGAAGGCGGGCTCGTCGTGGCTCGGGTCGCCCGCCGTACGCCTGCGTCGCACGACCGCCGCGGGCGACCAGAGCCGCACCTACGCTCCGCCGCTGCGCCTGCGCCTGGCCCGCGCGGCGTGGGAGCTGCTGCGCATCGTGCCGGTGTTCGTCTCCTGCGCGATCGGCGTGTGGGTGCTGTTCGCCCTCGCCGCCGTCACCGAGTGGCTCGGTGCGTTCGCCGCCCTGCTGCTGTCGGGGCCGATCCTGCTCGCCGCCGGCGCGCTCGCCGCCGGTGTGAGCGCGGGCATGAAGTGGCTCTTCGTCGGGCCGATCCGGGCGGGGGAGCAGCCGCTCTGGTCGAGTTTCGTCTGGCGCACGGAGGTGTCGGACACCTTCACCGAGATGGTCGCCGCCCCCTGGTTCGCCCGCTCCGCGTCGGGCACGCCGGCGCTGGCCGTGTGGCTGCGCGCGCTCGGCGCGAAGATCGGCCGCGGTGTCTGGTGCGAGAGCTACTGGCTGCCCGAGCCCGACCTGGTCACCCTCGGCGACGGATCCACCGTCAACCGCGGGTGCGTCGTGCAGACCCACCTCTTCCATGATCGAATCATGAGCATGGACACCGTCGAACTCGAGGCCGGGGCGACCCTCGGCCCGCACAGCGTGATCCTGCCCGCCGCCGCGATCGGCGCCCACGCCACGGTCGGCCCCGCCTCCCTCGTGATGCGCGGTGAATCCGTGCCCGTCGGCTCGCGCTGGAGCGGCAACCCGATCGGACCGTGGCGCGCCGTCAAGGTGCGCGCGTACCAGTCGACATCGTGA
- a CDS encoding NUDIX hydrolase — protein MTETAVYAAGGVVWRVVDDKLHVLLIHRTQYRDVTLPKGKVDPGEMLAETAVREIHEETGIRVALGVPVGVSRYRLPSKRTKIVHYWAAEATDEAIRTSAFVPNREIAALEWVPARKAVSRLSYPVDHEIMEHFLRLVDEGVLRTFPIIALRHAKALARDGWKSDDLSRPLAARGKLQARSIVGPLLAFGTRKIVSSPAVRCVKTVKPLSDALGKKITLSPLISQDSWEEGASDPRTLIGQRVRSRKPVVLCSHGPVLPDILSEIALATGTLRGSYLGSASALEPAAFSVVHLSVENPGSGIVAIETHIPKV, from the coding sequence ATGACCGAGACCGCCGTCTACGCCGCGGGCGGCGTGGTGTGGCGCGTCGTCGACGACAAGCTGCACGTGCTGCTGATCCATCGCACCCAGTACCGAGACGTGACCCTGCCCAAGGGCAAGGTCGACCCGGGCGAGATGCTCGCCGAGACCGCGGTGCGCGAGATCCACGAGGAGACCGGCATCCGCGTCGCGCTCGGGGTGCCGGTGGGGGTCTCTCGCTACCGGCTGCCCAGCAAGCGCACCAAGATCGTGCACTACTGGGCCGCGGAGGCCACCGATGAGGCGATCCGCACATCGGCCTTCGTGCCGAACCGTGAGATCGCGGCGCTGGAGTGGGTGCCGGCGCGCAAGGCCGTGTCCCGGCTGAGCTATCCCGTCGACCACGAGATCATGGAGCACTTCCTGCGGCTGGTCGACGAGGGGGTGCTGCGCACCTTCCCGATCATCGCGCTGCGCCACGCGAAGGCCCTCGCGCGCGACGGCTGGAAGAGCGACGACCTGTCGCGGCCCCTCGCCGCGCGGGGAAAGCTCCAAGCGCGCTCCATCGTGGGCCCGCTCCTCGCCTTCGGCACCCGCAAGATCGTCTCCAGCCCCGCCGTGCGGTGTGTGAAGACCGTCAAGCCCCTCTCCGACGCGCTCGGCAAGAAGATCACGCTGAGCCCCCTCATCAGCCAGGATTCCTGGGAGGAGGGCGCGTCTGATCCTCGGACCCTGATCGGGCAGCGGGTGCGCTCCCGCAAGCCCGTCGTGCTGTGCAGCCATGGTCCCGTGCTGCCCGACATCCTCAGCGAGATCGCCCTGGCCACCGGGACCCTCCGGGGGTCCTACCTCGGGAGCGCTTCGGCCCTCGAACCCGCCGCCTTCTCGGTCGTGCACCTCTCGGTGGAGAACCCCGGTTCGGGGATCGTGGCGATCGAGACCCACATCCCGAAGGTCTGA
- a CDS encoding M1 family metallopeptidase, whose protein sequence is MTTADPYAAQSGDVTFDVVSYDLDISYRVRTNRLEGTALLNAVVAVPTRAITLDLIGLRASRVRVDGEPPASFRQGPRELHIGLPRAFEPGEEFSVEVVYAGAPRPRRSRWGAIGWEELEDGALVASQPTGAPTWFPCNDRPDDRARYRIAITTDPGYTVAATGVAERPVKAGARVRWAFRSDVPMATYLAAVHIGRYRAESAGRVQYVYPGRLKTPVRQAFAEVPAILTVFESAFGAYPQDTCTVVVTEDALDIPLEAQGLVVFGSNHLGPDTARLIPHEIAHQWFGNSVGLAHWRDIWLNEGFACFAEWVWSEASGGPTIADLAESHHARLRTLPQDLLLADPGPDLMFDDRVYKRGALTLEALRRTIGVAAFGDVLRHWTTLHRHHLATTADFRACVEQIAPGDHAALLTAWLDAPALPDLPPPLPAAPRAARR, encoded by the coding sequence GTGACGACCGCCGACCCCTACGCCGCGCAGAGCGGCGACGTGACGTTCGACGTCGTGTCGTACGACCTCGACATCTCGTACCGCGTGCGCACGAACCGGCTCGAGGGCACCGCCCTCCTCAACGCCGTCGTCGCGGTGCCCACCCGCGCGATCACCCTGGATCTCATCGGCCTGCGCGCGAGCCGGGTGCGCGTCGACGGCGAGCCGCCGGCGTCGTTCCGGCAGGGGCCGCGCGAGCTGCACATCGGCCTGCCGCGCGCCTTCGAGCCGGGTGAGGAGTTCTCGGTCGAGGTCGTCTACGCCGGAGCGCCCCGCCCGCGCCGCTCCCGCTGGGGCGCGATCGGGTGGGAGGAGCTCGAAGACGGTGCGCTGGTGGCCTCCCAGCCCACAGGGGCGCCGACCTGGTTCCCCTGCAACGACCGACCCGACGACCGGGCGCGCTACCGCATCGCGATCACCACCGATCCGGGGTACACGGTTGCCGCCACCGGCGTCGCCGAGCGTCCGGTGAAGGCGGGAGCGCGCGTGCGCTGGGCCTTCCGCTCCGATGTTCCGATGGCGACCTACCTCGCGGCCGTGCACATCGGCCGCTATCGCGCCGAGAGCGCCGGGCGCGTGCAGTACGTCTACCCGGGCAGGCTCAAGACCCCGGTCCGGCAGGCGTTCGCGGAGGTGCCCGCCATCCTGACCGTGTTCGAGTCCGCCTTCGGCGCGTACCCGCAGGACACCTGCACCGTCGTGGTCACCGAGGACGCGCTCGACATCCCGCTGGAGGCGCAGGGGCTGGTCGTCTTCGGATCCAACCACCTCGGTCCCGACACCGCGCGCCTCATCCCGCACGAGATCGCACACCAGTGGTTCGGCAACAGCGTCGGTCTGGCCCATTGGCGCGACATCTGGCTCAACGAGGGGTTCGCGTGCTTCGCGGAGTGGGTGTGGTCGGAGGCCTCCGGCGGCCCGACGATCGCCGATCTCGCCGAGAGCCACCACGCGCGTCTGCGCACGCTGCCCCAGGACCTTCTGCTCGCCGACCCGGGGCCGGACCTGATGTTCGACGACCGCGTCTACAAGCGCGGGGCGCTCACGCTGGAGGCGCTGCGTCGCACGATCGGCGTCGCCGCCTTCGGCGATGTCCTCCGCCACTGGACGACGCTGCACCGCCACCACCTGGCCACCACCGCGGACTTCCGCGCGTGCGTCGAGCAGATCGCCCCCGGCGACCACGCCGCGCTGCTCACGGCGTGGCTGGATGCGCCCGCCCTGCCGGATCTTCCTCCCCCGCTGCCGGCGGCACCGCGCGCAGCGCGACGCTGA